From one Streptomyces sp. R41 genomic stretch:
- a CDS encoding multicopper oxidase domain-containing protein, with amino-acid sequence MDRRGFNRRMLLGGAAVATGATSLSAAPPSASADDPVRTAPAGGEVRHIKLYAEKLADGQMGYGFEKGKASIPGPLIELNEGDTLHIEFENTMDVTASLHVHGLDYEISSDGTKLNKSDVEPGGTRTYTWRTHAPGRRKDGTWRAGSAGYWHYHDHVVGTEHGTGGIRKGLYGPVIVRRKGDILPDRTFTIVFNDMTINNKPAHSGPDFEATVGDRVEIAMITHGEYYHTFHLHGHRWADNRTGMMTGPDDPSQVIDNKIVGPADSFGFQVIAGEGVGAGAWMYHCHVQSHSDMGMVGLFLVKKTDGTIPGYEPHEH; translated from the coding sequence ATGGACAGACGCGGCTTCAATCGGCGGATGCTGCTGGGCGGGGCGGCGGTCGCGACGGGCGCGACATCGTTGTCGGCGGCTCCGCCGTCCGCGAGCGCCGACGATCCGGTACGGACCGCTCCGGCCGGTGGCGAGGTCCGGCACATCAAGCTGTACGCCGAGAAGCTCGCCGACGGGCAGATGGGCTACGGCTTCGAAAAGGGCAAGGCGTCGATTCCCGGCCCATTGATCGAGCTCAACGAGGGCGACACGCTGCACATCGAGTTCGAGAACACGATGGACGTGACGGCGAGCCTGCACGTCCATGGGCTCGACTACGAAATCTCCAGCGACGGAACGAAGTTGAACAAGAGCGACGTCGAGCCGGGCGGCACCCGCACCTACACCTGGCGCACCCACGCGCCCGGCCGCCGCAAGGACGGCACCTGGCGTGCGGGAAGTGCGGGCTACTGGCACTACCACGACCACGTCGTCGGCACCGAACACGGAACCGGCGGCATCCGCAAAGGCCTCTACGGCCCGGTGATCGTCCGCCGCAAGGGCGACATCCTCCCCGACCGAACCTTCACCATCGTCTTCAACGACATGACGATCAACAACAAGCCAGCCCACTCGGGCCCCGACTTCGAGGCCACGGTGGGCGATCGCGTCGAGATCGCGATGATCACGCACGGCGAGTATTACCACACCTTCCACCTGCACGGTCACCGCTGGGCCGACAACCGCACGGGGATGATGACCGGCCCCGACGACCCGAGCCAGGTCATCGACAACAAGATCGTCGGACCCGCGGACTCCTTCGGCTTCCAGGTGATCGCGGGAGAGGGCGTCGGGGCCGGAGCGTGGATGTACCACTGCCACGTCCAGAGCCATTCCGACATGGGGATGGTGGGGTTGTTCCTGGTGAAGAAGACGGACGGGACAATTCCGGGGTATGAGCCGCACGAGCACTAG
- a CDS encoding LacI family DNA-binding transcriptional regulator, whose amino-acid sequence MTGTASRPTLEAVAARAGVSRATVSRVVNGGDGVREPLVERVRRAVEELGYVPNQAARSLVTRRHDAVAVVIAEPETRVFADPFFALQLRGISKELTAHDSQLVLLLTEGRDDHVRVGRYLAGGHVDGALVFSLHLDDPLPGLIHGAGVPTVFGGRPGWGDGPRNAVPTVYVDCDNRGGAREAVRHLVGLGRTRIAHITGALDQTSAVDRLDGFRDVMVDVDPVLIAEGDFTPAGGERAMRELLERRPDVDAVFAANDLSAAGALRVLRERGRRVPDDVAVIGFDDMLPVAEQTDPPLTTVRQDIEEMGRLMARLLLRRLDRGTDEDNPVGAPSSVVLPTTLVRRTSA is encoded by the coding sequence GTGACCGGGACAGCGTCGCGCCCCACGTTGGAGGCCGTGGCCGCGCGGGCCGGGGTCTCCCGGGCCACCGTGTCGCGTGTGGTGAACGGCGGTGACGGGGTGCGCGAACCGCTCGTCGAGCGGGTGCGGCGGGCCGTCGAAGAGCTCGGGTATGTGCCGAACCAGGCCGCGCGCAGCCTTGTCACCCGGCGCCACGACGCGGTGGCCGTCGTGATCGCCGAACCGGAGACCAGGGTCTTCGCCGACCCCTTCTTCGCTCTTCAACTCCGCGGTATCAGCAAGGAGTTGACGGCACATGACTCGCAGCTCGTGCTGCTGCTGACGGAGGGCCGGGACGACCACGTTCGCGTCGGCCGCTATCTCGCCGGCGGCCATGTCGACGGCGCGCTCGTCTTCTCGCTGCACCTCGACGACCCCTTGCCCGGACTGATCCATGGCGCGGGCGTCCCGACCGTGTTCGGCGGCCGGCCCGGCTGGGGCGACGGGCCCCGCAACGCGGTGCCCACGGTGTACGTCGACTGCGACAACCGGGGCGGCGCCCGCGAAGCCGTACGTCACCTCGTCGGACTCGGCCGCACACGCATCGCCCACATCACCGGTGCCCTCGACCAGACGTCCGCGGTCGACCGGCTCGACGGGTTCCGGGACGTCATGGTCGACGTCGATCCCGTGCTCATCGCCGAGGGGGACTTCACGCCCGCGGGCGGCGAGCGTGCGATGCGGGAGCTGCTGGAGCGCCGCCCGGACGTGGACGCGGTGTTCGCCGCGAACGATCTGTCGGCCGCGGGAGCCCTGCGTGTCCTGCGCGAGCGGGGACGACGGGTGCCCGACGACGTCGCCGTGATCGGCTTCGACGACATGCTGCCGGTCGCCGAACAGACGGACCCGCCCTTGACGACGGTCCGGCAGGACATAGAGGAAATGGGCCGGTTGATGGCCCGGCTGCTACTGCGCCGCCTCGACCGCGGGACCGATGAGGACAACCCGGTGGGCGCACCCTCGAGTGTGGTGTTGCCGACGACGCTCGTACGTCGGACTTCCGCCTAG
- a CDS encoding VOC family protein: protein MLTTRFVTGAPNWLDVGTSDIDGAISFYGGLFGWQFQSAGPDAGGYGFFQLDGKTVAGGMQTTPEQGPPSWTVYFQSPDAEATAKAAEQAKGAVLMQPMDVMGEGHMAILADEAGVPFGIWQPGRTKGLDVASDPGSLCWVELYTQDIAAAAAFYNSVFGWETSAVPFPGGTYTCINPAGTEEEAMFGGVVPLADDPTEAESGAYWLPYIEVTDTDAVVSKAQELGGKVRMPATDLEGVGRMAKLADPYGARFAVIKSAPQQS, encoded by the coding sequence ATGCTCACGACCCGTTTTGTCACCGGCGCCCCGAACTGGCTGGATGTCGGCACCTCCGACATCGACGGCGCCATCTCCTTCTACGGAGGCCTCTTCGGCTGGCAGTTCCAGTCCGCGGGGCCCGACGCCGGCGGTTACGGCTTCTTCCAGCTCGACGGAAAGACCGTGGCCGGCGGCATGCAGACCACCCCGGAGCAGGGCCCGCCCTCCTGGACCGTGTACTTCCAAAGCCCCGACGCGGAGGCCACCGCCAAGGCGGCCGAGCAGGCCAAGGGCGCCGTCCTCATGCAGCCCATGGACGTGATGGGCGAGGGCCACATGGCGATCCTCGCCGACGAGGCGGGCGTGCCCTTCGGCATCTGGCAGCCGGGCCGCACCAAGGGCCTGGACGTGGCCAGTGACCCGGGCTCGCTGTGCTGGGTGGAGCTGTACACCCAGGACATCGCCGCTGCCGCCGCGTTCTACAACTCCGTGTTCGGCTGGGAGACCTCGGCCGTGCCCTTCCCGGGCGGCACCTACACCTGTATCAATCCGGCGGGGACCGAAGAGGAGGCCATGTTCGGCGGCGTCGTCCCGCTGGCCGACGACCCGACCGAGGCCGAGTCCGGCGCGTACTGGCTGCCGTACATCGAGGTCACCGACACGGACGCGGTGGTCAGCAAGGCCCAGGAGTTGGGCGGCAAGGTCCGCATGCCCGCGACGGACCTGGAGGGCGTGGGCCGCATGGCGAAGCTCGCCGACCCGTACGGGGCACGCTTCGCGGTGATCAAGAGCGCCCCGCAGCAGAGCTGA
- a CDS encoding WhiB family transcriptional regulator, with amino-acid sequence MIERFSPPGTIMPMHLETITAADIAWQQQALCAQTGADFFFPEPGSSVREAKRICGMCEMRSACLEYALNNDERFGVWGGLSEKERLCLRRTEQN; translated from the coding sequence TTGATCGAACGTTTTTCGCCGCCAGGCACGATCATGCCCATGCACTTGGAAACGATCACTGCGGCCGACATCGCCTGGCAGCAGCAGGCGCTGTGCGCGCAGACGGGGGCCGACTTCTTCTTTCCCGAACCGGGCAGTTCGGTGCGGGAAGCGAAGCGCATCTGCGGTATGTGTGAGATGCGTTCCGCGTGCCTGGAGTACGCGCTGAACAACGACGAACGCTTCGGGGTCTGGGGCGGCCTCTCCGAGAAGGAGCGCCTCTGTCTCCGTCGAACGGAGCAGAACTGA
- a CDS encoding SDR family NAD(P)-dependent oxidoreductase: protein MGDGGGITEDELAGFHRTVGKLRALPVEDPVRLRAERVAASFARDGRLRRRKARGAELSAADAAAMAATATGALDRREDAPLAHPGAAGAGGVFVKPRTCYVCKTSYRQVDSFYHRLCPDCAADNTARRGLSTDLSGRRALLTGGRVKIGFQLALMMLRDGAELLVTSRFPHDTVRRFRAEPGSEKWLDRLTVLAVDLRDPRQVLGLCEQLRQEGEPLDILVNNAAQTVRRPPESYALLAAGEYAELPEGARQAPGFTPMRALEGGPSALPVVLREADEAGLLPDPSPDNSWSARLGELDPAEVLETQLVNALAPALLCDRLLPLLLASPQPRRYVVNVTAVEGRFAVRNKMAGHPHTNMAKAALNMLTRTSAAELAERGVHMCAVDTGWITDENPAPKKGRIAGAGFRTPLDIVDGAARVYDPIVRGEAGEPLSGVFLKDYQAAEW from the coding sequence ATGGGTGACGGTGGGGGGATCACGGAGGACGAGCTGGCGGGCTTCCACCGTACGGTCGGAAAGCTGCGGGCTCTGCCCGTCGAGGACCCGGTGCGGTTGCGTGCCGAGCGGGTAGCCGCTTCCTTCGCGCGCGACGGGCGGTTGCGCAGGCGGAAGGCGCGCGGCGCCGAGCTGTCCGCCGCCGACGCGGCCGCGATGGCGGCGACCGCGACCGGGGCGCTCGACCGGCGGGAGGACGCGCCGCTGGCCCACCCCGGTGCGGCCGGTGCGGGGGGCGTTTTCGTCAAGCCGCGCACCTGCTATGTCTGCAAGACGTCCTATCGACAGGTCGACTCCTTCTACCACCGGCTGTGCCCGGACTGCGCCGCCGACAACACCGCACGGCGGGGGCTCAGCACCGACCTGAGCGGCCGCCGTGCGCTGCTCACCGGGGGCAGGGTCAAGATCGGCTTCCAGCTGGCCCTGATGATGCTCCGCGACGGCGCCGAACTCCTGGTCACCAGCCGTTTTCCGCACGACACCGTGCGCCGCTTCCGCGCCGAACCGGGGAGCGAGAAGTGGCTGGACCGGCTGACGGTGCTCGCCGTGGACCTGCGCGATCCACGGCAGGTCCTCGGGCTGTGCGAACAGTTGCGGCAGGAGGGCGAGCCGCTCGACATCCTGGTGAACAACGCGGCGCAGACGGTGCGGAGGCCCCCGGAGTCGTACGCGTTGCTCGCCGCGGGGGAGTACGCCGAACTGCCCGAGGGAGCCCGGCAGGCGCCGGGGTTCACGCCGATGCGGGCACTGGAGGGAGGCCCCTCGGCGCTGCCCGTGGTGCTGCGCGAGGCCGACGAGGCCGGGCTTCTGCCCGACCCCTCCCCGGACAACTCCTGGTCGGCGCGGCTCGGCGAACTCGACCCGGCCGAGGTGCTGGAGACACAGCTGGTCAACGCGCTCGCTCCAGCGCTCCTCTGCGACCGGCTGCTGCCGCTGCTGCTCGCCTCACCGCAGCCGCGCCGCTATGTCGTCAACGTGACCGCCGTCGAGGGCCGGTTCGCGGTCCGCAACAAGATGGCCGGCCATCCGCACACCAACATGGCCAAGGCCGCCCTCAATATGCTCACACGCACCAGCGCCGCCGAACTGGCGGAGCGGGGCGTGCACATGTGCGCCGTCGACACGGGGTGGATCACCGACGAGAACCCCGCTCCGAAGAAGGGACGCATAGCGGGCGCCGGGTTTCGCACGCCGCTCGACATCGTGGACGGGGCGGCCCGGGTGTACGACCCGATCGTGCGGGGTGAGGCGGGCGAGCCCCTGTCCGGGGTGTTCCTCAAGGACTACCAGGCGGCGGAGTGGTGA